From Salvelinus namaycush isolate Seneca chromosome 27, SaNama_1.0, whole genome shotgun sequence, the proteins below share one genomic window:
- the LOC120022369 gene encoding uncharacterized protein LOC120022369 — protein sequence MRSDGWAEDLLPEEREVPLLNLYLTTKRVEDIALRLVSLRQAFTTLLGSTLSRNHLFVAGKVLLGALVQANHMDEAKFLRTYKDFVDYLSDPSKRNDIERELAEAKIHHVNMIDVLFELVLFGLMTAQKSLMVHPGGFVERLYALLYSFLPTAANMEPEADRYLLLLNDSCDTLPPNRDLDTNALHYFALNFKFLNKISWRVGGDRGPGWP from the exons ATGAGGTCAGAC GGCTGGGCGGAGGACCTgctgcctgaggagagggaggttcctCTGCTAAA CCTCTACCTTACCACCAAGAGAGTGGAGGACATCGCCCTGAGGCTCGTCTCCCTGCGCCAGGCCTTCACT ACCCTGCTTGGTTCCACCCTGAGCAGGAACCATCTGTTTGTGGCGGGAAAGGTCCTCCTGGGCGCACTGGTTCAGGCCAACCACATG GACGAGGCCAAGTTCCTCCGTACCTATAAGGACTTTGTGGACTACCTGAGTGACCCCTCCAAGCGGAATGACATTGAGAGGGAGCTGGCTGAGGCAAAG ATCCATCATGTGAACATGATAGATGTCCTCTTTGAGCTGGTGCTGTTTGGGTTAATGACAGCTCAGAAGTCCCTGATGGTG CACCCTGGTGGGTTCGTGGAGCGTCTGTACGCTCTCCTGTACTCCTTCCTGCCCACTGCTGCCAACATGGAGCCAGAGGCTGACAGATACCTGCTGCTGCTCAAT GATTCTTGTGACACTTTGCCACCCAACAGGGATCTAGACACCAATGCACTACATTACTTTGCACTGAATTTTaaatttttaaataaaataagtt GGCGCGTGGGGGGCGACAGGGGGCCTGGCTGGCCCTGA
- the LOC120022237 gene encoding bone morphogenetic protein 8B-like, with protein sequence MAMDTLEDLPQTTQSLDRPDGFRTCVYTHACPCTGRRHIHDNSSKYTYRRLLQLPLFPMALLLVPLLLCLWGHQAQGVVHSSFRRLSSREKKEMQREILSILGLPGRPRPHPPLRPPSSAPLFMLDLYHAVSAKGDEGNGMGNWVGGLGFGGADGLTGHVSHAALPTLNTYTAPLGTVVSEADTVMSFVNLVEQERDLLQPRPYWKEFRFDLTPLPQGETVTAAEFRIYKTLTMGQRANRSLHISVYEIQRENKHREPELVLLDMQSVPAGQEGWLAFDVTSASNRWLLHPRSNLGIRLYVETEDDRSLSAGWVGLVGRRGPRSKQPFMVTFFRASQAPCRPPRAVKPNPHKKKPKYDLPLPSIHGEVLQDHSHVNSGRQACKRHELYVSFSDLGWKDWVLAPTGYSAFYCDGECLYPLGSCMNATNHAMIQLVVHLLKPDEVPKACCAPTKLSPISVLFYDDNNNVILKKHRNMVVKTCGCL encoded by the exons ATGGCAATGGACACCTTGGAAGATCTCCCTCAAACCACACAGAGCTTGGACAGACCGGATGGCTTCAGAACGTGCGTCTATACCCACGCCTGCCCCTGTACAGGAAGAAGACACATCCATGACAACAGCAGCAAGTACACCTACAGACGCCTTCTCCAACTCCCACTCTTCCCTATGGCTCTCCTCCTCGTCCCCTTGCTGCTCTGTCTCTGGGGCCACCAGGCCCAAGGAGTCGTCCACTCCAGCTTCCGCCGCCTCAGCAGCCGAGAGAAGAAGGAGATGCAGAGGGAGATCCTGTCCATCCTGGGTCTACCGGGTCGGCCCAGACCCCATCCTCCCCTCCGACCGCCCTCCTCAGCCCCCCTCTTCATGCTGGACCTGTACCACGCTGTGTCGGCCAAGGGGGATGAGGGAAACGGAATGGGGAATTGGGTAGGGGGTCTGGGGTTTGGCGGTGCAGATGGGTTGACGGGCCACGTCAGCCATGCCGCCCTGCCCACGCTCAACACGTACACTGCGCCGCTGGGGACAGTGGTTAGCGAGGCCGATACGGTCATGAGCTTCGTCAACCTGG tGGAGCAAGAGCGTGACCTGCTGCAGCCGCGGCCGTACTGGAAGGAGTTCCGTTTTGACCTGACGCCCCTCCCCCAGGGGGAGACAGTCACGGCTGCAGAGTTTCGCATTTACAAGACCCTGACCATGGGCCAGAGGGCCAACCGCAGCCTGCACATCTCTGTCTACGAGATCCAACGGGAGAACAAACACAG AGAGCCAGAGCTGGTGCTGCTGGACATGCAGTCGGTGCCAGCGGGGCAGGAGGGCTGGCTGGCTTTTGACGTGACCTCGGCCAGCAACCGATGGCTCCTGCACCCCCGCAGTAACCTGGGCATCCGGCTCTATGTGGAGACAGAGGATG acCGGTCCCTGTCTGCTGGGTGGGTAGGCTTGGTGGGTCGTAGGGGCCCCCGCTCCAAACAGCCCTTCATGGTGACCTTCTTCAGGGCCAGCCAGGCCCCCTGTCGCCCCCCGCGGGCCGTGAAACCCAACCCCCATAAGAAGAAGCCCAAATACGACCTGCCCTTGCCCAGTATACATGGTGAGGTCCTACAAG ATCACAGCCATGTCAACAGTGGGCGTCAGGCTTGTAAGAGACATGAATTATATGTGAGCTTCAGTGATCTAGGCTGGAAG GACTGGGTATTGGCTCCTACGGGTTACTCTGCCTTCTACTGTGATGGAGAATGCCTCTACCCTCTGGGTTCCTGCATGAACGCCACCAACCACGCTATGATCCAACTAGTG GTTCACCTTCTGAAGCCGGATGAGGTTCCCAAAGCGTGCTGCGCACCCACCAAGCTCAGTCCCATCTCTGTACTCTTCTACGATGACAACAACAACGTGATACTAAAGAAGCATCGCAACATGGTGGTCAAGACCTGTGGATGCCTGTGA